TCGTGGGGTTGCTGGCCGCCGCCGTCGGGCTCCTGCGCTCGGGTGAGGTCGGCGCCGGCTTGCCCGGGAACGCGGCCGCGTCGGTGAACGGAGAGGTGATCCGGCTCGAGGAACTCGACCGGGCGCTGGCCGCCCTGGACGCGGACCGCCGGGAGCCATTGGGCCCGGAAGAGCGCCAGCACGTCCTCGACCGCCTGCTCGACGAGGAGCTCCTGGTGCAGCGGGGGATCGAACTCGGCCTGGTGCGTCACGACCGCCGGGTGCGTGGCGACATCGTCGCGGCCGTGATCGAGCTGGTGGTGTCCCAGGCCGACGACGCCGAGCCCACGCAGGCCGAGGTGTCCGCGTTCTACGCCGACAACCAGGCGTACTTCGCGCGCACCCAGCGCCTCTGGGTGCGCCAGGTGTGGGTGCGCGGCCCGGCCCTGCGCAGCGAGGCCGAGGCCTCCGAGCGGGCCCAGCAGGTGGTCGCGCGGCTGCGTGCGGGCGAGTCCTTCGAGGCCGTGGCCGAAGAACTCGGCGATCCGCCGGTGGCGCCGGTTCCCGCCGACCTGCTTCCAACGACGAAGCTGCGCGAGTACCTGGGACCCACCGCGACGCGGACCGCCGAGGCCCTCGAGCTGGGAGCGACGAGCGATCCCGTGCGCGGCGCGAGCGGCTACCACGTGTTGCAGGTGGTGGATCGTGCTCCGGGCTTCGTGCCTCCGCTCTCCGAGATCGGCGACGACGTGCGCGCGGAGCTGCGTCGACGCTCCGGTGACGAGGCATTGCGACGCTATCTCGAAGACCTGCGCTCTCGCGCCGACGTGCGGATTCGTGCCGCCGATTCCTGATCGAGGCCGCAGCCTGCGAGTGTTCGCCGTGCTGGCGCTCGTACTCTGTGGCGTGGGCGAG
This genomic interval from Myxococcota bacterium contains the following:
- a CDS encoding peptidylprolyl isomerase, with the protein product MTAPESKVGSAYGSPRALLWLAVGAVVGLLAAAVGLLRSGEVGAGLPGNAAASVNGEVIRLEELDRALAALDADRREPLGPEERQHVLDRLLDEELLVQRGIELGLVRHDRRVRGDIVAAVIELVVSQADDAEPTQAEVSAFYADNQAYFARTQRLWVRQVWVRGPALRSEAEASERAQQVVARLRAGESFEAVAEELGDPPVAPVPADLLPTTKLREYLGPTATRTAEALELGATSDPVRGASGYHVLQVVDRAPGFVPPLSEIGDDVRAELRRRSGDEALRRYLEDLRSRADVRIRAADS